A genomic region of Conger conger chromosome 6, fConCon1.1, whole genome shotgun sequence contains the following coding sequences:
- the LOC133131069 gene encoding oxysterol-binding protein-related protein 5-like isoform X1 → MSELGQKNDGGTLEKTNTAGRMKEESLFRRRFSLCPTASTPHKIDPRTLTRNLSYGGDNDIYPLSPASDMERDGLVIPRDDLSPAQSPTSMMEQRVFNGHEKECSSPTEKLARKESLKLQKKNYRQEKKRAAKELFSALKDPSVILMSNWLKIRGTLKGWTRMWCVLKPGVLLIYKTPKVEPWVGTVLLNACRLIERPSKKDGFCFKLYHPLDKSIWAVKGPKGENVGSFTQPLPSNYLIFRAVSESDGRCWMDALELALSCSSLCRLSSKSGCDADLSCASESAHILSLLQANPLSDNQLFQLNESMLENRTMETDGYSDKSEREAQEESDNGANENGGRLTEESDVDQSDELSPAPQATAYVEQTQEEMGEAGEASQVETVSEENKGLIWTLLKQVRPGMDLSKVVLPTFILEPRSFLDKLSDYYYHADLLSQAAAEESPYCRMKQVLRWYLSGFYKKPKGLKKPYNPILGEVFRCCWLHPQTDSATFYIAEQVSHHPPISAFYVCNRKDGFCINGSILAKSKFYGNSLSAILDGKARLVFLSREEEYVISMPYAHCKGILYGTMTLELGGKITIECEKTKYFAELEFKLKPFLGSSCSVNLITGKIRSGEELLATVDGHWDGEVSLHEKKTGHQEVLWSPTPEVRQQRLKRQVVQADEQWEFESERLWQHVTSAISSRDQERATQEKFVLEEAQRQEARERGDRAWSARLFTLDPASNQWRYKHADTRPWDPDTSLAEFEKDGVIQTRERNLHRLSSHCYTQSWAVKQAAQGRHRKWSSQPSSCSQNTESSSTTPEPAHESSDNEGFLTQCGRCNREVTDIAELVASVASIQKTQQDIRRNLCALSQQMFRRRDAEESILSNSHWMILLFLLLLQLLINYIFS, encoded by the exons ATGTCGGAGCTGGGGCAGAAGAATGACGGAGGGACTTTGGAG AAGACGAACACGGCCGGCAGGATGAAGGAGGAGAGCCTGTTCCGCCGACGGTTCTCGCTCTGCCCGACAGCATCCACCCCGCACAAGATCGACCCGCGCACGCTGACCCGCAATCTGTCCTACGGAGGAGACAACGACATCTACCCCCTCAGCCCTG ccagTGACATGGAGCGAGATGGATTGGTTATACCTAGGGATGATCTGAGCCCCGCTCAGTCTCCAACCAGTATG ATGGAACAGAGGGTGTTTAACGGCCATGAGAAGGAGTGTTCCTCCCCCACAGAGAAACTCGCCCGGAAAGAGTCTCTCAAA CTCCAAAAGAAGAATTACAGACAGGAGAAAAAGAGGGCAGCCAAAGAGCTCTTTAGTGCTCTTAAGGATCCCAGTGTAATCCTCATGTCAAACTGGCTGAAG ATCCGTGGCACTTTAAAGGGCTGGACCAGGATGTGGTGTGTGCTGAAACCTGGGGTTCTTCTGATCTATAAGACCCCTAAAGTGGAGCCCTGGGTGGGCACTGTCCTGCTCAATGCCTGCAGGCTCATCGAGAGGCCCTCCAAGAAGGACGGCTTCTGCTTCAAGCTCTACCACCCACTGGACAAGTCCATCTGGGCTGTGAAG GGCCCTAAAGGGGAGAATGTGGGCTCCTTCACACAGCCCCTGCCCAGTAACTACCTGATCTTCAGAGCTGTGTCTGAGTCTGATG GGCGCTGCTGGATGGATGCTCTGGAGCTGGCCCTCAGCTGTTCCAGCCTATGCAGACTGAGCAGCAAGTCTGGCTGCGACGCTGACCTCAGCTGCGCATCAGAGTCTGCACACAtcctctctctgctgcaggCCAATCCCCTCTCCGACAACCAGCTCTTCCA GTTGAATGAGTCCATGTTGGAAAACAGAACCATGGAGACGGATGGCTACTCTGACAAATCGGAAAGGGAGGCTCAAGAGGAGTCTGACAATGGGGCCAATGAGAATGGAGGGCGGCTAACTGAGGAGAGTGATGTGGACCAATCAGATGAACTTTCTCCAGCTCCCCAGGCCACTGCCTATGTTGAGCAAACCCAGGAGGAGATGGGCGAG GCAGGTGAGGCGTCCCAGGTGGAGACCGTTTCTGAGGAGAATAAGGGTCTGATTTGGACGCTGCTGAAGCAGGTCCGCCCTGGCATGGACCTGTCCAAGGTGGTGCTACCCACCTTCATCCTCGAGCCACGCTCCTTCCTGGACAAGCTCTCTGACTACTACTACCACGCCGATCTCCTCTCGCA AGCAGCGGCTGAAGAGAGCCCCTACTGTCGGATGAAGCAGGTTCTGAGGTGGTACCTGTCTGGCTTTTACAAGAAACCCAAG GGTCTGAAGAAGCCTTATAATCCAATCCTGGGGGAGGTATTTAGATGCTGCTGGCTCCACCCCCAGACTGATAGCGCTACCTTTTATATAGCAGAACAG gtgtcccACCACCCTCCGATCTCTGCTTTTTATGTGTGCAACAGGAAGGATGGCTTCTGCATTAACGGCAGCATTCTGGCCAAATCCAAGTTCTACG GTAACTCTCTATCGGCGATCCTGGACGGAAAGGCCAGGCTGGTGTTCCTCTCACGAGAGGAGGAGTACGTCATTTCCATGCCTTACGCGCACTGCAAAG GAATTTTATACGGCACAATGACCTTGGAACTGGGAGGAAAGATCACCATTGAATGTGAAAAGACAAAATACTTTGCAGAACTGGAATTTAAACtgaag CCGTTCCTGGGAAGTTCCTGCAGTGTGAACCTGATCACAGGGAAGATTCGCTCAGGGGAGGAACTGCTGGCCACTGTGGACGGACACTGG GATGGGGAGGTCTCACTGCACGAGAAGAAGACCGGCCACCAGGAGGTGCTGTGGAGCCCCACCCCGGAGGTGCGCCAGCAGCGGCTGAAGAGGCAGGTTGTGCAGGCTGATGAGCAGTGGGAGTTTGAGTCTGAGAG GCTGTGGCAGCACGTGACCAGCGCCATCTCGAGCCGGGACCAGGAGCGCGCCACGCAGGAGAAGTTCGTCCTGGAGGAGGCCCAGAGGCAGGAAGCCCGCGAGCGAGGGGACAGGGCGTGGTCGGCCCGCCTCTTCACCCTGGACCCCGCCTCCAACCAGTGGCGCTACAAACACGCCGA CACCAGGCCCTGGGATCCTGACACCAGCCTGGCGGAGTTTGAGAAGGATGGGGTGATCCAAACCAGGGAGCGGAATCTGCACCGGCTCAGCAGCCACTGCTACACCCAGAGCTGGGCTGTGAAGCAGGCG GCGCAGGGCAGACACAGGAAGTGGAGCAGCCAGCCGTCCAGCTGCAGCCAGAACACGGAGAGCAGCAGCACCACCCCGGAGCCCGCGCACGAGTCCTCCGACAACGAAG GGTTCCTGACCCAGTGCGGCAGGTGTAACAGGGAGGTGACGGACATCGCCGAACTCGTGGCTTCCGTGGCGTCCATACAGAAGACGCAACAGGACATCCGCAG GAACCTGTGTGCCCTGAGCCAGCAGATGTTCCGGCGCAGAGACGCAGAGGAGAGCATCCTGAGCAACAGTCACTGGATGATCCTGctcttcctgctgctgctgcagctgctcatCAACTACATCTTCTCATGA
- the LOC133131069 gene encoding oxysterol-binding protein-related protein 5-like isoform X3 encodes MKEESLFRRRFSLCPTASTPHKIDPRTLTRNLSYGGDNDIYPLSPASDMERDGLVIPRDDLSPAQSPTSMMEQRVFNGHEKECSSPTEKLARKESLKLQKKNYRQEKKRAAKELFSALKDPSVILMSNWLKIRGTLKGWTRMWCVLKPGVLLIYKTPKVEPWVGTVLLNACRLIERPSKKDGFCFKLYHPLDKSIWAVKGPKGENVGSFTQPLPSNYLIFRAVSESDGRCWMDALELALSCSSLCRLSSKSGCDADLSCASESAHILSLLQANPLSDNQLFQLNESMLENRTMETDGYSDKSEREAQEESDNGANENGGRLTEESDVDQSDELSPAPQATAYVEQTQEEMGEAGEASQVETVSEENKGLIWTLLKQVRPGMDLSKVVLPTFILEPRSFLDKLSDYYYHADLLSQAAAEESPYCRMKQVLRWYLSGFYKKPKGLKKPYNPILGEVFRCCWLHPQTDSATFYIAEQVSHHPPISAFYVCNRKDGFCINGSILAKSKFYGNSLSAILDGKARLVFLSREEEYVISMPYAHCKGILYGTMTLELGGKITIECEKTKYFAELEFKLKPFLGSSCSVNLITGKIRSGEELLATVDGHWDGEVSLHEKKTGHQEVLWSPTPEVRQQRLKRQVVQADEQWEFESERLWQHVTSAISSRDQERATQEKFVLEEAQRQEARERGDRAWSARLFTLDPASNQWRYKHADTRPWDPDTSLAEFEKDGVIQTRERNLHRLSSHCYTQSWAVKQAAQGRHRKWSSQPSSCSQNTESSSTTPEPAHESSDNEGFLTQCGRCNREVTDIAELVASVASIQKTQQDIRRNLCALSQQMFRRRDAEESILSNSHWMILLFLLLLQLLINYIFS; translated from the exons ATGAAGGAGGAGAGCCTGTTCCGCCGACGGTTCTCGCTCTGCCCGACAGCATCCACCCCGCACAAGATCGACCCGCGCACGCTGACCCGCAATCTGTCCTACGGAGGAGACAACGACATCTACCCCCTCAGCCCTG ccagTGACATGGAGCGAGATGGATTGGTTATACCTAGGGATGATCTGAGCCCCGCTCAGTCTCCAACCAGTATG ATGGAACAGAGGGTGTTTAACGGCCATGAGAAGGAGTGTTCCTCCCCCACAGAGAAACTCGCCCGGAAAGAGTCTCTCAAA CTCCAAAAGAAGAATTACAGACAGGAGAAAAAGAGGGCAGCCAAAGAGCTCTTTAGTGCTCTTAAGGATCCCAGTGTAATCCTCATGTCAAACTGGCTGAAG ATCCGTGGCACTTTAAAGGGCTGGACCAGGATGTGGTGTGTGCTGAAACCTGGGGTTCTTCTGATCTATAAGACCCCTAAAGTGGAGCCCTGGGTGGGCACTGTCCTGCTCAATGCCTGCAGGCTCATCGAGAGGCCCTCCAAGAAGGACGGCTTCTGCTTCAAGCTCTACCACCCACTGGACAAGTCCATCTGGGCTGTGAAG GGCCCTAAAGGGGAGAATGTGGGCTCCTTCACACAGCCCCTGCCCAGTAACTACCTGATCTTCAGAGCTGTGTCTGAGTCTGATG GGCGCTGCTGGATGGATGCTCTGGAGCTGGCCCTCAGCTGTTCCAGCCTATGCAGACTGAGCAGCAAGTCTGGCTGCGACGCTGACCTCAGCTGCGCATCAGAGTCTGCACACAtcctctctctgctgcaggCCAATCCCCTCTCCGACAACCAGCTCTTCCA GTTGAATGAGTCCATGTTGGAAAACAGAACCATGGAGACGGATGGCTACTCTGACAAATCGGAAAGGGAGGCTCAAGAGGAGTCTGACAATGGGGCCAATGAGAATGGAGGGCGGCTAACTGAGGAGAGTGATGTGGACCAATCAGATGAACTTTCTCCAGCTCCCCAGGCCACTGCCTATGTTGAGCAAACCCAGGAGGAGATGGGCGAG GCAGGTGAGGCGTCCCAGGTGGAGACCGTTTCTGAGGAGAATAAGGGTCTGATTTGGACGCTGCTGAAGCAGGTCCGCCCTGGCATGGACCTGTCCAAGGTGGTGCTACCCACCTTCATCCTCGAGCCACGCTCCTTCCTGGACAAGCTCTCTGACTACTACTACCACGCCGATCTCCTCTCGCA AGCAGCGGCTGAAGAGAGCCCCTACTGTCGGATGAAGCAGGTTCTGAGGTGGTACCTGTCTGGCTTTTACAAGAAACCCAAG GGTCTGAAGAAGCCTTATAATCCAATCCTGGGGGAGGTATTTAGATGCTGCTGGCTCCACCCCCAGACTGATAGCGCTACCTTTTATATAGCAGAACAG gtgtcccACCACCCTCCGATCTCTGCTTTTTATGTGTGCAACAGGAAGGATGGCTTCTGCATTAACGGCAGCATTCTGGCCAAATCCAAGTTCTACG GTAACTCTCTATCGGCGATCCTGGACGGAAAGGCCAGGCTGGTGTTCCTCTCACGAGAGGAGGAGTACGTCATTTCCATGCCTTACGCGCACTGCAAAG GAATTTTATACGGCACAATGACCTTGGAACTGGGAGGAAAGATCACCATTGAATGTGAAAAGACAAAATACTTTGCAGAACTGGAATTTAAACtgaag CCGTTCCTGGGAAGTTCCTGCAGTGTGAACCTGATCACAGGGAAGATTCGCTCAGGGGAGGAACTGCTGGCCACTGTGGACGGACACTGG GATGGGGAGGTCTCACTGCACGAGAAGAAGACCGGCCACCAGGAGGTGCTGTGGAGCCCCACCCCGGAGGTGCGCCAGCAGCGGCTGAAGAGGCAGGTTGTGCAGGCTGATGAGCAGTGGGAGTTTGAGTCTGAGAG GCTGTGGCAGCACGTGACCAGCGCCATCTCGAGCCGGGACCAGGAGCGCGCCACGCAGGAGAAGTTCGTCCTGGAGGAGGCCCAGAGGCAGGAAGCCCGCGAGCGAGGGGACAGGGCGTGGTCGGCCCGCCTCTTCACCCTGGACCCCGCCTCCAACCAGTGGCGCTACAAACACGCCGA CACCAGGCCCTGGGATCCTGACACCAGCCTGGCGGAGTTTGAGAAGGATGGGGTGATCCAAACCAGGGAGCGGAATCTGCACCGGCTCAGCAGCCACTGCTACACCCAGAGCTGGGCTGTGAAGCAGGCG GCGCAGGGCAGACACAGGAAGTGGAGCAGCCAGCCGTCCAGCTGCAGCCAGAACACGGAGAGCAGCAGCACCACCCCGGAGCCCGCGCACGAGTCCTCCGACAACGAAG GGTTCCTGACCCAGTGCGGCAGGTGTAACAGGGAGGTGACGGACATCGCCGAACTCGTGGCTTCCGTGGCGTCCATACAGAAGACGCAACAGGACATCCGCAG GAACCTGTGTGCCCTGAGCCAGCAGATGTTCCGGCGCAGAGACGCAGAGGAGAGCATCCTGAGCAACAGTCACTGGATGATCCTGctcttcctgctgctgctgcagctgctcatCAACTACATCTTCTCATGA
- the LOC133131069 gene encoding oxysterol-binding protein-related protein 5-like isoform X2 has protein sequence MNSQRGLKTNTAGRMKEESLFRRRFSLCPTASTPHKIDPRTLTRNLSYGGDNDIYPLSPASDMERDGLVIPRDDLSPAQSPTSMMEQRVFNGHEKECSSPTEKLARKESLKLQKKNYRQEKKRAAKELFSALKDPSVILMSNWLKIRGTLKGWTRMWCVLKPGVLLIYKTPKVEPWVGTVLLNACRLIERPSKKDGFCFKLYHPLDKSIWAVKGPKGENVGSFTQPLPSNYLIFRAVSESDGRCWMDALELALSCSSLCRLSSKSGCDADLSCASESAHILSLLQANPLSDNQLFQLNESMLENRTMETDGYSDKSEREAQEESDNGANENGGRLTEESDVDQSDELSPAPQATAYVEQTQEEMGEAGEASQVETVSEENKGLIWTLLKQVRPGMDLSKVVLPTFILEPRSFLDKLSDYYYHADLLSQAAAEESPYCRMKQVLRWYLSGFYKKPKGLKKPYNPILGEVFRCCWLHPQTDSATFYIAEQVSHHPPISAFYVCNRKDGFCINGSILAKSKFYGNSLSAILDGKARLVFLSREEEYVISMPYAHCKGILYGTMTLELGGKITIECEKTKYFAELEFKLKPFLGSSCSVNLITGKIRSGEELLATVDGHWDGEVSLHEKKTGHQEVLWSPTPEVRQQRLKRQVVQADEQWEFESERLWQHVTSAISSRDQERATQEKFVLEEAQRQEARERGDRAWSARLFTLDPASNQWRYKHADTRPWDPDTSLAEFEKDGVIQTRERNLHRLSSHCYTQSWAVKQAAQGRHRKWSSQPSSCSQNTESSSTTPEPAHESSDNEGFLTQCGRCNREVTDIAELVASVASIQKTQQDIRRNLCALSQQMFRRRDAEESILSNSHWMILLFLLLLQLLINYIFS, from the exons AAGACGAACACGGCCGGCAGGATGAAGGAGGAGAGCCTGTTCCGCCGACGGTTCTCGCTCTGCCCGACAGCATCCACCCCGCACAAGATCGACCCGCGCACGCTGACCCGCAATCTGTCCTACGGAGGAGACAACGACATCTACCCCCTCAGCCCTG ccagTGACATGGAGCGAGATGGATTGGTTATACCTAGGGATGATCTGAGCCCCGCTCAGTCTCCAACCAGTATG ATGGAACAGAGGGTGTTTAACGGCCATGAGAAGGAGTGTTCCTCCCCCACAGAGAAACTCGCCCGGAAAGAGTCTCTCAAA CTCCAAAAGAAGAATTACAGACAGGAGAAAAAGAGGGCAGCCAAAGAGCTCTTTAGTGCTCTTAAGGATCCCAGTGTAATCCTCATGTCAAACTGGCTGAAG ATCCGTGGCACTTTAAAGGGCTGGACCAGGATGTGGTGTGTGCTGAAACCTGGGGTTCTTCTGATCTATAAGACCCCTAAAGTGGAGCCCTGGGTGGGCACTGTCCTGCTCAATGCCTGCAGGCTCATCGAGAGGCCCTCCAAGAAGGACGGCTTCTGCTTCAAGCTCTACCACCCACTGGACAAGTCCATCTGGGCTGTGAAG GGCCCTAAAGGGGAGAATGTGGGCTCCTTCACACAGCCCCTGCCCAGTAACTACCTGATCTTCAGAGCTGTGTCTGAGTCTGATG GGCGCTGCTGGATGGATGCTCTGGAGCTGGCCCTCAGCTGTTCCAGCCTATGCAGACTGAGCAGCAAGTCTGGCTGCGACGCTGACCTCAGCTGCGCATCAGAGTCTGCACACAtcctctctctgctgcaggCCAATCCCCTCTCCGACAACCAGCTCTTCCA GTTGAATGAGTCCATGTTGGAAAACAGAACCATGGAGACGGATGGCTACTCTGACAAATCGGAAAGGGAGGCTCAAGAGGAGTCTGACAATGGGGCCAATGAGAATGGAGGGCGGCTAACTGAGGAGAGTGATGTGGACCAATCAGATGAACTTTCTCCAGCTCCCCAGGCCACTGCCTATGTTGAGCAAACCCAGGAGGAGATGGGCGAG GCAGGTGAGGCGTCCCAGGTGGAGACCGTTTCTGAGGAGAATAAGGGTCTGATTTGGACGCTGCTGAAGCAGGTCCGCCCTGGCATGGACCTGTCCAAGGTGGTGCTACCCACCTTCATCCTCGAGCCACGCTCCTTCCTGGACAAGCTCTCTGACTACTACTACCACGCCGATCTCCTCTCGCA AGCAGCGGCTGAAGAGAGCCCCTACTGTCGGATGAAGCAGGTTCTGAGGTGGTACCTGTCTGGCTTTTACAAGAAACCCAAG GGTCTGAAGAAGCCTTATAATCCAATCCTGGGGGAGGTATTTAGATGCTGCTGGCTCCACCCCCAGACTGATAGCGCTACCTTTTATATAGCAGAACAG gtgtcccACCACCCTCCGATCTCTGCTTTTTATGTGTGCAACAGGAAGGATGGCTTCTGCATTAACGGCAGCATTCTGGCCAAATCCAAGTTCTACG GTAACTCTCTATCGGCGATCCTGGACGGAAAGGCCAGGCTGGTGTTCCTCTCACGAGAGGAGGAGTACGTCATTTCCATGCCTTACGCGCACTGCAAAG GAATTTTATACGGCACAATGACCTTGGAACTGGGAGGAAAGATCACCATTGAATGTGAAAAGACAAAATACTTTGCAGAACTGGAATTTAAACtgaag CCGTTCCTGGGAAGTTCCTGCAGTGTGAACCTGATCACAGGGAAGATTCGCTCAGGGGAGGAACTGCTGGCCACTGTGGACGGACACTGG GATGGGGAGGTCTCACTGCACGAGAAGAAGACCGGCCACCAGGAGGTGCTGTGGAGCCCCACCCCGGAGGTGCGCCAGCAGCGGCTGAAGAGGCAGGTTGTGCAGGCTGATGAGCAGTGGGAGTTTGAGTCTGAGAG GCTGTGGCAGCACGTGACCAGCGCCATCTCGAGCCGGGACCAGGAGCGCGCCACGCAGGAGAAGTTCGTCCTGGAGGAGGCCCAGAGGCAGGAAGCCCGCGAGCGAGGGGACAGGGCGTGGTCGGCCCGCCTCTTCACCCTGGACCCCGCCTCCAACCAGTGGCGCTACAAACACGCCGA CACCAGGCCCTGGGATCCTGACACCAGCCTGGCGGAGTTTGAGAAGGATGGGGTGATCCAAACCAGGGAGCGGAATCTGCACCGGCTCAGCAGCCACTGCTACACCCAGAGCTGGGCTGTGAAGCAGGCG GCGCAGGGCAGACACAGGAAGTGGAGCAGCCAGCCGTCCAGCTGCAGCCAGAACACGGAGAGCAGCAGCACCACCCCGGAGCCCGCGCACGAGTCCTCCGACAACGAAG GGTTCCTGACCCAGTGCGGCAGGTGTAACAGGGAGGTGACGGACATCGCCGAACTCGTGGCTTCCGTGGCGTCCATACAGAAGACGCAACAGGACATCCGCAG GAACCTGTGTGCCCTGAGCCAGCAGATGTTCCGGCGCAGAGACGCAGAGGAGAGCATCCTGAGCAACAGTCACTGGATGATCCTGctcttcctgctgctgctgcagctgctcatCAACTACATCTTCTCATGA